A stretch of DNA from Saccharospirillum mangrovi:
GCGCACAAAGCGGGTCAGTGTAGGGGGCGGTCTGGGCGCGATAAAGCGCTTGTATTTAATCCGGGTAAAAATAAAATAAATAAACCCGGATAAAATTGGAGTGAGGGCTGTGGAACTGATCGTTTTTCATCAACACCGCCGCGTGGCCCAAGGCGAGGTTGCAACGGCTTTGGCGCAGGCGCGGCGATTTCTGGCCGAGCAGCCGGTGGTTGGCGCGGACCTGCTGGTGCTCGATCGGCACAGTGCTCGCCTGATTGAGGTGGATTTTAGTCTCGACGACGGCGTGATTTTGAAAATGCTCGGCGTGCAGCAAGCTCAACGCACCGGCCGCGGTCGGCCGAAACTGGGCGTGCAATCGCGCGAGGTGTCACTGTTGCCGCGGCACTGGCAGTGGCTGAACAGCCAGCCCGGTGGCGCGTCGTCGGCGTTGCGTCGGTTAGTCGAGGCAGCGCGGCGGTCGCCCGAAGTGCAGCGCGAAGAAAACCGCCAGGCGGTGGATCGGTTTCTGCAAACCCTGGCCGGCGACTTGCCCAACTACGAAGAGGCGTTGCGTCAGTTTTATCGCGGCGATTACACCCGAATGACCGAACAGATGTCGAACTGGCCGGCCGATGTGGTCGAACAAACTCAGGCGCTGGTGGCGCAGGTTGAGCGCGGCGGGTCACCGGCCGTTTGACGTTGCCGGCTTTGTTCAGATTCCACGACGGTCATGGTCAGACTTTTTCGATTGTGAGGCCATCGGGGCGTCACTACATTGAGCGGCATTACAGAGGAGTGCTGTTATGTCCACCAAAGCCCCGGTTTTCTTCCTGCCTCACGGCGGCGGTCCAATGCCGTTGATGGGCGACCCCGGCCACCGGCCAATCATTGATCTGATGACGCAAGCGTCGTCACTCTGGACTCAACCCAAGGCGATACTGGTGATCAGCGCCCATTGGGAAGCTGAGCTGCCCACGGTGCTGGCCGATACCGACCCGGGCCTGTATTTCGATTACTACGGTTTTCCGCGGGAAACGTATGAATACCGCTACCCGGCGCAAAATCCGGAACCCTGGCAGCAGGCGGTAAAACAGGCGCTGAGCGACGCCGGTCTGGACTTCGCCACCGGTGCCCAGCGCGGCTACGACCATGGTGTGTTCGTACCGCTGAAACTGATGTATCCGCAGGCGGATTTGCCGGTGATGCAACTATCGCTGGTGCACAACCTTGATCCGCAAACCCATCTTGAGTTGGGCCGGGCGTTGGCGCCGCTGCGTGATCAGGGCGTGATGATTCTGGGTTCGGGTTTTTCCTTCCACAACATGCGTGCCTACAAATTCAATGGCGGCGCTGCCGGCCCGGAGAGCGAGGCGTTTCACGGCTGGCTGGTGGAGCAACTGACCGACAGCGCGCTCACCGCAGAACAGCGCGAAGCGCAGTTGGCGCATTGGGCGGAGGCGCCATACGCCCGTTTCTGCCATCCGCGTGAAGAGCACCTGCTGCCGTTGCACGTTTGTTTGGGGGCCGCAGAAGGTGCGGCGGCGGAGATCGTTTTCGATCAGGCGTTATTGGGCCAACGAGCCATCGGCGCGCTTTGGCGTTAAGTGCCTGGCGTTAAGTGCCTGGCGCTGAGCGACTGACTCGCCAGTCGATTCCGGCTTCGGTTATGCTGTCCGGGCGCCAGACGGGCAGCATAACAACCGAATAACAAGCGACGCCCGCAGCCGGAGGCAACATGTCCACCCAACCCGAATTCGAGCTGGTTCAGGAACGCGAACACAGCCTGCGCTACCTGTCTCATGGTGCCGACAGCGATTTGATCCGTTGGCACTACCATCGTGAATACGAACTGCATCTGATCCGCCGCACCCGAGGCAAAGCCTTTATTGGCGATTACATCGGCCCGTTTCGCCCGGAAACGGTGTTTCTGTGTGGCCCGAATCTGCCGCACAACTGGATCACCACCGCCCAGTGGCACGACGACACCCGCGATCAGGTCATTAATTTCAGCGAAGACCTGATGGCCCAATTGGGCCACTTGTTGCCTGAGATGCAGGCACTGAACCCAATGCTGGAGGCGTCGCGCTACGGCCTGGAATTCGATGCAACGGTCAGCCGTGAACTGGTGCCGGCGTTCGATCGCATCGAGCAGGCGACCGGTATGAATCGGCTGCTGCAATTTTTCGAAGTGTTGAACCGGCTGGCGCAAAGCCCGTACCGGGTGTTGTCGACTCGGGCCTACGACCGTCAGGCCGATCCGGTGTTGGAAGAGCGCATTAATACGGTGGTCAATTACATTGCCGAGCATTACACCGGCGACGTCAGCCTGGACGAAGTGGCCGCGCTGGTGCGCTTGTCGCCGGCGTTTTTCTCGCGCTATTTCCGCCGCGCCACCGGCCACCGCTTTGTCGATTTCGTCACCCGCATGCGCATCAGCAAAGCCTGCGAGCGGTTGGAGCTGACACGCGACCCCATTACCAACATCTGCTTTGAAGTCGGCTTCGCCAACGTCGCCAACTTCAACCGCCATTTTCTCAAGATCAAAGGCATGACGCCGCGCCAATATCGCGACTCTTTGGCACTGCGCGCCGGGGTGCATCGGTTGCCAATTAAAGCGGGAGTCAAAAAAGTATAGAAATTTTTGGGTGCAGTATTGGTTGCCTGGCCAGTCCATCCGTTTAATGGATCAATCCATCGGTCACTGTCGGCCGATCGATTCACAACAACAACAATGGACAGGTAATAGCGATGCAAATAACTAAAGCCCCCTCAGTGCGGCTGGCCACTCTGGCCTGTGCCGTTTCCCTCTCTACCGCAGCTCTCGCCGAAACCGTCACCATTGGTACGGTAAACAACGGCGACATGATCCGTATGCAGGCACTGTCTTCTGCCTTTGAAGCCGCTCACCCGGACATCGATCTGGAATGGGTGATT
This window harbors:
- a CDS encoding DUF2239 family protein, which translates into the protein MELIVFHQHRRVAQGEVATALAQARRFLAEQPVVGADLLVLDRHSARLIEVDFSLDDGVILKMLGVQQAQRTGRGRPKLGVQSREVSLLPRHWQWLNSQPGGASSALRRLVEAARRSPEVQREENRQAVDRFLQTLAGDLPNYEEALRQFYRGDYTRMTEQMSNWPADVVEQTQALVAQVERGGSPAV
- a CDS encoding DODA-type extradiol aromatic ring-opening family dioxygenase, with amino-acid sequence MSTKAPVFFLPHGGGPMPLMGDPGHRPIIDLMTQASSLWTQPKAILVISAHWEAELPTVLADTDPGLYFDYYGFPRETYEYRYPAQNPEPWQQAVKQALSDAGLDFATGAQRGYDHGVFVPLKLMYPQADLPVMQLSLVHNLDPQTHLELGRALAPLRDQGVMILGSGFSFHNMRAYKFNGGAAGPESEAFHGWLVEQLTDSALTAEQREAQLAHWAEAPYARFCHPREEHLLPLHVCLGAAEGAAAEIVFDQALLGQRAIGALWR
- a CDS encoding helix-turn-helix domain-containing protein, which codes for MSTQPEFELVQEREHSLRYLSHGADSDLIRWHYHREYELHLIRRTRGKAFIGDYIGPFRPETVFLCGPNLPHNWITTAQWHDDTRDQVINFSEDLMAQLGHLLPEMQALNPMLEASRYGLEFDATVSRELVPAFDRIEQATGMNRLLQFFEVLNRLAQSPYRVLSTRAYDRQADPVLEERINTVVNYIAEHYTGDVSLDEVAALVRLSPAFFSRYFRRATGHRFVDFVTRMRISKACERLELTRDPITNICFEVGFANVANFNRHFLKIKGMTPRQYRDSLALRAGVHRLPIKAGVKKV